Within the Desulfovibrio oxyclinae DSM 11498 genome, the region GGGGGAGANACTCGGCTTCCTGCCCGGTGATCTGGCGGAGAAGGTCAACCCGTACCTGCGTCCGCTGTACGACGCTCTCAACGACATGCTCGACTTCGAAAAGGTGCAGGAGCATCTGGAAACCGGGGTGATCGAAGTCGCTCCGCTGGCCTTTATGCGCGGTCGCACCCTCAACGATGCCTTCATCATTCTCGACGAGGCCCAGAACACCACCTCGGAACAGATGAAAATGTTCCTGACGCGGCTGGGCTTCGGCTCCAAGGCGGTGGTCACGGGCGACCTGACGCAGATCGATCTGCCGCGCGACAGCCGTTCGGGACTCCTGCACGCCCGGTCGGTGCTCAAGGGCGTGGAGGGTATCGTGGTCTCCGAGTTCGATGACCGCGACGTGATCCGGCATCCGTTGGTGGGCCGCATCGTCAGCGCCTACGACAAGTCGGAAGCGGAGGAAGCCAAGCAGTGAGCGTGGATATAGTCCGCAATGCGCCCGCCGATCCGAGCTTTCCGCTGGGCAACGGCGAACTGCACGACCTGTGCGACGATATCCTTTCCTCGCTTGGGTTGGATGATGGTTTTTTCGAGTTGCGGCTTGTGGACGATTCGGAAGTGGCTGCCCTCAATTCCTCTTTTCTGGGCTGTGAAGGTCCTACCAATGTCCTGAGCTTTCCTGCACGGGAGGGGGCGGCGGAAGAAGGTGAAGACGGCGACCGGTACCTTGGCGAGGTGGCGCTTTCCGTGGATACGCTGGGCCGCGAAACCCGTCTGTACGGGCAGGATCCGCGCGAACACCTTTCCCGACTGCTGGCCCACGCAATTCTTCATCTTGCCGGATATGATCACGGCGAAGAGATGGAAGCGCTCACCGAGCTTGCGGTCGCCGCCGTTTCCGGGGAGGCCGCATGAAGTGGGCCGGAGGCAGGTCGCTTTACCGCACGCTGGTGATCTGCGTGATTCTCGCGGCGCTGGCCGTGGGCTTCCTCGCGGTATGGGGCGTCCGCTCGTTTCGCGAAGACGCGGCGGCAATGGCCGTCGAGAATTCTGTGAAGGGACTGGCCGGAACCGTCTCCGTGCTGGTGAATGTCCTCTCCGAGACCGGGGAGCGTCAGCAATTCAGCGGTCTCGACGATGATCAGGTACGCCGGCGCGTGATGAAGGTCATGCGTGACCGTACACTCATGTCGGGCATTCTCGTTTCCGACGAGTCCGGGCTGGAGATGGCGGTCCTGCGGGAAGGGGAGATGCTGGCTTCCGGTTACCCGCTTGACGGGACGTTCCGCTGGAATGTCTCGAAGGAGGACCGTCAGCGGTTGCCGGATATTAATCTGGACTCCCTTGAGCATCGTCTTCAATCCGAACGCGCCGCGCTGAAGCCCGGTCAGTTCAGCTGGACCAGTGCCTACACTTTTCATGGACACGGTGAATCGTGGATGACCGTTTCCTGGCTGCTGGGCGAAAAGGGCCGGATGCTCACATTCATCCTGCCGGTCTCAGTCGTTGTGGATCAACTCGCCCGGGCCGACAGGGGCGAAGCTCAGAAGCTTTTCCTTTTCTGGGAAACAGAGCGCTTCATGGACATCCCCAAGGTTGAGGATGGCGAAACCCCATCGCCCCAGGCTGCCGTGTCGCCGGATGAACTCAGAGATCCGGTGGCGGCAAAGGCCGCGGAAATGCTCATGCAGGACCATGGACTGCGCGGCAGCCCGTTCCGCTTTCGTGTGAGCGGGCAAGTATGGTGGGGTGGCTCAAGACCGCTCTCCGCGTTTGGCGACAGCATGTACCTCGGCGTCGCCATGCCTCAGAGCAGCGTCAATACCGAACTGTCCGGGGACCGCTTCATCTACGGCTTTGGCGGGGCCATCGTTTTGGCGGCCATGCTGGCTCTGTATCTTCTCAGGCGGTATCGGAGCCGCATTGAAGGGCTGGGACTCAGGCAGGCCTATGCCAGCCCGGAAGATGTACGGGCGTTGATCGACGGCGGGGAAAACGAGCGCGTTGAGTTCAAGCAGACCCTTCGCTTCAACGTCAAGGCCGGCAAGAACGGGCGGGAGATCGAGCTGGCTTCGGTCAAGACCGTCACCGCGTTTCTCAACTCGCGTGGCGGAACCCTGCTGATAGGCGTGAGTGACTCCGGCGAGGTGCTCGGGCTGGATGATGACAAGTTTGAGAATGATGATCGCGCGTTGCTGCATTTCAACAATCTTCTCGGGCAGCATGTGGGCGTGCACTTCCAGCCGTTCGTCAATGCTCGCGTGGTGCACTTGGATGGCAAGAGTGTTATCCGCGTCAACTGCGTGCGCGCGGACGCCCCGGCGTTTCTGGTCAACGGGCAGACCGAGGAATTCTATGCCCGGTCCGGTCCGGCCAGTCGCAAACTCACGGTTCGGCAGTTCTACGAATATCTCAGAAGTTCTCGCAGCAGATTTGGCGGCCATCGCTGATAAATAGGGCATATGCGCCATTTTGCGATTCGTTTTTGCGCAATCCGTTATCCATTTGAGCGAATACGCCTGTCGGTGGCGTCGCGGCAGTCAAAAATTCTGTCTCCGAGGCCGTATCTTCGCAGTCGCGGAAGTCCACGCGAGTCGCGGCTTTGCGGGCTTCTTTAGGATGTCTGGTCTTTACAATCGGACGTGATTGGGCCAGACTCCATCGTTTACGCACCACATACAGGTTTAGAACGACGGAGAGTACCAATGGCAAACCACTTTCTGACCATTCTTGATTTCCCGAGGGACGAAGCATTCGAAATGCTTAAACGCGCCCACGAGATGAAGCGCAATTCGTTGCGTCCCGATGTCCTTTCCGGGAAGACCATCCTGCTGATTTTCGAGAAGGCCTCCACGCGCACCCGCGTTTCCTTCGAGGTCGGCGTCCGTCATCTGGGTGGCAACGCGGTGTTCATCGCATCCCGCGACTCCCAGCTCGGCCGCAGTGAACCCCTTGAGGACACCGCGCGCGTGCTGGCCCGATACGCCGACGGTTTGGTGGTGCGAACCTTCGGTCAGCACAAGCTCGATGTGCTGGCCGAGTACGGCGACATCCCCATCATCAACGCCCTCACCG harbors:
- the ybeY gene encoding rRNA maturation RNase YbeY — its product is MSVDIVRNAPADPSFPLGNGELHDLCDDILSSLGLDDGFFELRLVDDSEVAALNSSFLGCEGPTNVLSFPAREGAAEEGEDGDRYLGEVALSVDTLGRETRLYGQDPREHLSRLLAHAILHLAGYDHGEEMEALTELAVAAVSGEAA
- a CDS encoding AlbA family DNA-binding domain-containing protein, with amino-acid sequence MKWAGGRSLYRTLVICVILAALAVGFLAVWGVRSFREDAAAMAVENSVKGLAGTVSVLVNVLSETGERQQFSGLDDDQVRRRVMKVMRDRTLMSGILVSDESGLEMAVLREGEMLASGYPLDGTFRWNVSKEDRQRLPDINLDSLEHRLQSERAALKPGQFSWTSAYTFHGHGESWMTVSWLLGEKGRMLTFILPVSVVVDQLARADRGEAQKLFLFWETERFMDIPKVEDGETPSPQAAVSPDELRDPVAAKAAEMLMQDHGLRGSPFRFRVSGQVWWGGSRPLSAFGDSMYLGVAMPQSSVNTELSGDRFIYGFGGAIVLAAMLALYLLRRYRSRIEGLGLRQAYASPEDVRALIDGGENERVEFKQTLRFNVKAGKNGREIELASVKTVTAFLNSRGGTLLIGVSDSGEVLGLDDDKFENDDRALLHFNNLLGQHVGVHFQPFVNARVVHLDGKSVIRVNCVRADAPAFLVNGQTEEFYARSGPASRKLTVRQFYEYLRSSRSRFGGHR